Proteins encoded by one window of Natronomonas salsuginis:
- a CDS encoding acyl-CoA dehydrogenase family protein produces MTFETSAEHSMIASTATEIATEFGPAYWREREENGEFATDFWDELGEAGFHGLLVPEEYGGADMGMAELGLAMETLCAEGCGMAGTWYLVLTAGMATVGLNKHGTDEQKETYLTDIATGDRNFSIGITEPEAGTNTLNVSTRAEKDGDEYVLNGQKAWITFSDRADNMILVTRTTPREEVDRGTDGISLFVVDMDSPGIDVSPIEKHAINYSKSCEVFFEDVRVPEENLLGDRGDGWDALVSTLNPERIGFAAAATGIGKLAAHTAIDYANDREVFGTPIGTHQAVSFPIAKPYARMEAAAQMRRKAEWLYDQDEPCGYETNVAKATAVEAGIETVKQSMQAFGGWGYATEYDVERWWREINLTRLAPVTQQMAYNHISQEIGFPRSY; encoded by the coding sequence ATGACATTCGAGACGAGTGCCGAACACTCGATGATCGCCTCGACGGCAACGGAGATCGCGACGGAGTTCGGCCCAGCATACTGGCGGGAGAGAGAAGAGAACGGCGAGTTCGCCACCGATTTTTGGGACGAACTCGGCGAAGCGGGCTTTCACGGCCTCCTCGTCCCCGAGGAGTACGGCGGCGCCGACATGGGGATGGCCGAACTCGGCCTGGCGATGGAGACGCTGTGTGCGGAGGGCTGTGGGATGGCCGGCACGTGGTATCTGGTGTTGACCGCCGGCATGGCCACGGTCGGGTTGAATAAACACGGCACCGACGAGCAGAAGGAAACGTATCTGACCGACATCGCGACCGGCGATCGAAACTTCTCGATCGGTATCACCGAGCCCGAGGCGGGGACGAACACGCTCAACGTCTCGACGCGCGCGGAGAAGGACGGTGACGAGTACGTCCTCAACGGCCAGAAGGCGTGGATCACGTTCTCGGACCGCGCCGACAATATGATCCTCGTCACGCGCACGACCCCACGCGAGGAGGTCGATCGCGGTACCGATGGCATCAGTCTGTTCGTCGTCGACATGGACTCGCCGGGGATCGACGTCTCCCCGATCGAGAAACACGCGATCAACTACTCGAAGTCCTGTGAGGTGTTCTTCGAGGACGTCCGCGTTCCCGAAGAGAACCTGCTGGGCGACCGTGGCGACGGGTGGGACGCGCTCGTCAGCACGCTCAACCCCGAACGGATCGGGTTCGCCGCGGCGGCGACCGGGATCGGAAAGCTCGCGGCCCACACCGCGATCGATTACGCCAACGACCGCGAGGTGTTCGGCACGCCGATCGGCACCCATCAGGCCGTGTCGTTCCCGATCGCGAAGCCATACGCGCGCATGGAGGCGGCCGCCCAGATGCGACGGAAGGCGGAGTGGCTCTACGATCAGGACGAGCCCTGCGGGTACGAGACGAACGTCGCGAAGGCGACCGCCGTCGAGGCCGGTATCGAGACGGTCAAACAGTCGATGCAGGCCTTCGGCGGCTGGGGGTACGCCACCGAGTACGACGTCGAGCGCTGGTGGCGCGAGATCAACCTGACGCGGCTCGCGCCCGTCACCCAGCAGATGGCGTACAACCACATCAGCCAGGAGATCGGCTTCCCCAGATCGTACTGA
- a CDS encoding acetyl-CoA carboxylase biotin carboxylase subunit gives MFEKLLVANRGEIAIRVMAACEELGVETVAIYSDADRNAGHVEYADEAYNVGPAPAADSYLDGETIVETAKRAGADAIHPGYGFLAENAEFARRVEAAEGLTWVGPESDTMERLGEKTKARTVMDAAGVPVVPGTNDPVETPEEVAELGEEYGYPIAIKAEGGGGGRGMKIVRGPDEVEDALETARREGEAYFGNDSVYVEKYLDSPKHIEVQVLADEHGNVRHLGERDCSLQRRHQKVIEEAPSPSLTAALREDIGEAARRGVGEAGYTNAGTVEFLVEDGEFYFMEVNTRIQVEHTVSEEITGIDIVAWQIRIAAGEELDFGQDDVEFDGHAIEFRINAENPAKEFAPTPGRLETYDPPSSVGVRLDHAVSQADDIGGDYDSMIAKLIVHAPDRDRCFRRSERALKHFEVEGVHTTIPFHRLMLDDDAFRRGEHTTKYLDEELDAERLAAAVERWGAAETSANAQPPSARTLAVEVDGRRFDVLVEDGVVAASGDGSGGDESGVVEAGAITAEMQGTILSLERSEGDTVSAGDVVCVLEAMKMENDVFAETGGTIAEVPVSEGDSVNMGDTLVVLE, from the coding sequence ATGTTCGAGAAACTACTCGTCGCGAACCGCGGGGAGATCGCGATCCGCGTGATGGCCGCCTGCGAAGAGCTTGGCGTCGAGACAGTCGCGATATACAGCGACGCCGACCGAAACGCCGGCCACGTCGAGTACGCCGACGAGGCGTACAACGTTGGACCCGCGCCCGCCGCCGACTCGTATCTCGACGGCGAGACGATCGTCGAAACGGCGAAACGGGCCGGTGCCGATGCGATCCACCCCGGTTACGGCTTCCTCGCCGAGAACGCCGAGTTCGCCAGACGCGTCGAGGCCGCCGAGGGGCTCACCTGGGTCGGCCCCGAGAGCGACACGATGGAGCGGTTGGGGGAGAAGACGAAGGCTCGAACGGTGATGGACGCGGCCGGGGTTCCGGTCGTTCCGGGGACGAACGACCCCGTCGAGACGCCCGAGGAAGTCGCCGAACTCGGCGAGGAGTACGGCTATCCGATCGCAATCAAGGCCGAAGGCGGCGGCGGCGGCCGCGGCATGAAGATCGTTCGCGGCCCCGACGAGGTCGAGGACGCCCTCGAAACCGCACGGAGAGAGGGCGAGGCGTACTTCGGAAACGACTCCGTCTACGTCGAGAAGTATCTCGATTCGCCGAAGCACATCGAGGTGCAGGTGCTCGCGGACGAACACGGCAACGTCCGCCACCTCGGCGAGCGGGATTGTTCGCTCCAGCGCCGCCACCAGAAGGTCATCGAGGAAGCGCCGAGCCCATCGCTCACGGCGGCGCTGCGCGAGGATATCGGCGAGGCCGCCCGCCGGGGCGTCGGCGAGGCCGGCTACACCAATGCCGGGACGGTCGAGTTCCTCGTCGAAGACGGCGAGTTCTACTTCATGGAGGTCAACACCCGGATTCAGGTCGAACACACGGTTTCGGAGGAGATCACCGGAATCGACATCGTGGCTTGGCAGATCCGGATCGCCGCGGGCGAGGAACTCGACTTCGGTCAGGACGACGTCGAGTTCGACGGCCACGCGATCGAGTTCCGGATCAACGCCGAAAACCCCGCGAAGGAGTTCGCCCCGACGCCCGGACGCCTCGAAACGTACGACCCGCCGTCGAGCGTCGGGGTCCGGCTCGACCACGCGGTCTCGCAGGCGGACGACATCGGCGGCGACTACGATTCGATGATCGCGAAGCTGATCGTCCACGCTCCCGATCGGGATCGCTGTTTCCGCCGCTCCGAGCGCGCGCTGAAGCACTTCGAGGTCGAGGGCGTGCACACGACGATCCCGTTCCACCGGCTGATGCTCGACGACGACGCCTTTAGACGGGGCGAACACACGACGAAGTACCTCGACGAGGAACTCGACGCGGAGCGGCTGGCGGCGGCCGTCGAGCGGTGGGGTGCCGCCGAGACGAGCGCGAACGCCCAGCCTCCCTCCGCGCGGACGCTGGCGGTCGAGGTCGACGGACGGCGGTTCGACGTGCTCGTCGAGGACGGCGTCGTGGCGGCTTCGGGCGACGGTTCCGGGGGCGACGAGAGCGGTGTCGTCGAGGCGGGTGCGATCACCGCGGAGATGCAGGGGACGATCCTCTCGCTCGAACGATCCGAAGGCGACACCGTTTCGGCGGGCGACGTCGTCTGTGTGCTCGAAGCGATGAAGATGGAAAACGACGTGTTCGCCGAAACCGGCGGTACAATCGCCGAGGTCCCAGTTTCGGAGGGCGACTCGGTGAACATGGGCGATACGCTGGTGGTCTTGGAGTGA
- a CDS encoding acyl-CoA carboxylase subunit beta — MKVRVSDEMAVEQARAVAAALAERFEDDVTVLTTGGEELGHASYDGDGDGEFGSEDAPEPEPDLDLGPTEREERLWEEIEEIESGGKEKYKKQLPEQGKKFVRDRIDLWFDDGLLFEDGKFAEFDADDVLPADGMITGAADFEGRDLHFMANDYTVKRGSMAAKGVEKFLRMQQRALKTGQPVLYLMDSSGGRIDQQTGFFANREGVGKYYYNHSMLSGRVPQICVLYGPCIAGAAYTPVFADFTIMVRGMSSMAIASPRMVEMVTGEKISLEDLGGPDVHATYSGSADLVADDEEHARELVATLVGYLPDNSDEKPPRADPVDPAKPPKGIDGVIPQEPNRGYDMLDLIDRVVDADSWFELRPEYGKEILTGFARIDGRPVGIVANQPAHRAGAIFPDSAEKAAGFIWTCDAYNIPLLYLADTPGFMAGSQVEKEGILEQGKKMIYATSSATVPKQCVVVRKAYGAGIYAMSGPAYDPESTLALPSGEIAIMGPEAAINAVYARKLAEIDDEEERKRREQELREEYREDIDARRMASEVVIDEVVPPSTLRRELENRFAFYESVEKDRPDKKHGTVL, encoded by the coding sequence ATGAAAGTCAGAGTATCGGACGAGATGGCGGTAGAACAGGCACGGGCGGTCGCGGCGGCGCTCGCCGAACGGTTCGAAGACGACGTGACCGTCCTCACCACCGGTGGCGAGGAACTCGGCCACGCGAGCTACGATGGCGACGGTGACGGCGAGTTCGGCAGCGAGGACGCGCCCGAGCCGGAACCGGATCTCGACCTCGGCCCCACCGAACGCGAGGAGCGCCTCTGGGAGGAGATCGAGGAGATCGAATCCGGTGGCAAGGAAAAGTACAAAAAACAGCTGCCCGAACAGGGCAAGAAGTTCGTCCGCGACCGGATCGATCTGTGGTTCGACGACGGGCTCCTCTTCGAGGACGGGAAGTTCGCGGAGTTCGACGCGGACGACGTGCTCCCCGCCGACGGCATGATCACCGGGGCCGCGGATTTCGAGGGCCGCGACCTCCACTTCATGGCCAACGACTACACGGTCAAACGCGGGAGCATGGCCGCGAAGGGCGTCGAGAAGTTCCTCCGGATGCAACAGCGCGCGCTCAAGACCGGTCAGCCGGTGTTGTATCTCATGGACTCCTCCGGCGGTCGGATCGACCAACAGACCGGCTTCTTCGCCAACCGCGAGGGTGTCGGCAAGTACTACTACAACCATTCGATGCTGTCGGGGCGGGTCCCACAGATCTGCGTGCTGTACGGCCCCTGCATCGCCGGGGCCGCCTACACGCCCGTATTCGCCGACTTCACGATCATGGTCCGCGGGATGAGTTCGATGGCGATCGCCAGCCCGCGGATGGTCGAGATGGTGACCGGCGAGAAGATCAGCCTCGAGGATTTGGGCGGTCCGGACGTACACGCGACGTACTCCGGGAGCGCGGATCTCGTCGCCGACGACGAGGAGCACGCCCGTGAGCTTGTCGCCACGCTCGTCGGCTACCTCCCCGACAACAGCGACGAGAAACCGCCGCGGGCCGATCCGGTCGATCCCGCGAAACCGCCGAAGGGGATCGATGGTGTCATCCCCCAAGAGCCGAACCGCGGCTACGATATGCTCGATCTGATCGACCGGGTCGTCGACGCCGATTCCTGGTTCGAACTCCGACCGGAGTACGGCAAGGAGATCCTGACCGGCTTCGCGCGTATCGACGGTCGCCCCGTCGGCATCGTCGCCAACCAGCCGGCCCACCGTGCGGGGGCGATCTTCCCCGACTCGGCGGAGAAGGCCGCGGGGTTCATCTGGACCTGCGACGCCTACAACATCCCGCTTCTGTACCTCGCGGACACGCCGGGCTTCATGGCCGGTTCGCAGGTCGAAAAGGAGGGGATCCTCGAACAGGGTAAGAAGATGATCTACGCCACGTCGTCGGCCACGGTGCCGAAACAGTGCGTCGTGGTTCGGAAGGCCTACGGCGCGGGCATTTACGCCATGAGCGGCCCGGCGTACGATCCCGAGTCGACGCTCGCGCTCCCATCCGGCGAGATCGCGATCATGGGGCCCGAGGCGGCGATCAACGCCGTCTACGCCAGAAAACTCGCCGAAATCGACGACGAGGAGGAGCGAAAGCGGCGCGAGCAGGAGCTTCGCGAGGAGTACCGCGAGGACATCGACGCCCGGCGGATGGCGAGCGAGGTCGTCATCGACGAGGTCGTCCCGCCGAGCACGCTGCGCCGGGAGTTGGAGAACCGCTTCGCGTTCTACGAGAGCGTCGAGAAGGATCGCCCGGACAAGAAGCACGGAACGGTACTATGA
- a CDS encoding ABC transporter ATP-binding protein has product MSTQDTPKTGGGAGIRGGPYVSPDDAVLGCRNVTKTFGAITACDDISIGIDEGEWVSIVGPNGAGKTTLLNVLNGFYDPDPGGEIFFEAEDVTADRAFKRARKGLGRTFQGLELFEEEDVLENVMTVQAVKERPNLLSALAFYGTGRKVEAQNMRRVEEIIDYLELWEYRHSTVSSLPLGIQRRVDLARTLALDPDVLLLDEAMSGLTFDEKYDMVRFLADLNEEEGLTLVMIEHDLEVVTDVSERMIVLHKGGVIARGPPDDVTSDPEVRNIYTGVD; this is encoded by the coding sequence ATGAGCACTCAGGACACACCAAAGACAGGCGGCGGTGCGGGGATCAGGGGCGGCCCGTACGTCTCGCCCGACGATGCCGTGCTCGGCTGTCGCAACGTAACGAAGACCTTCGGCGCGATCACCGCCTGCGACGACATTTCGATCGGGATCGACGAGGGGGAGTGGGTGTCGATCGTCGGCCCGAACGGGGCCGGCAAGACGACGCTTTTGAACGTCCTCAACGGGTTTTACGACCCCGATCCGGGCGGCGAGATCTTCTTCGAAGCCGAGGACGTGACTGCCGATCGAGCGTTCAAGCGAGCGCGGAAGGGACTCGGGCGGACGTTCCAGGGGCTCGAACTGTTCGAGGAGGAGGACGTCCTTGAGAACGTCATGACAGTACAGGCCGTCAAGGAACGGCCGAACCTCCTCTCGGCGCTCGCGTTCTACGGAACCGGACGAAAGGTCGAAGCACAAAACATGCGGCGCGTCGAGGAGATCATCGACTATCTCGAACTCTGGGAGTACCGTCACAGCACCGTGTCGAGCCTCCCACTCGGCATCCAGCGCCGGGTCGATCTCGCACGGACGCTCGCGCTCGATCCCGACGTGCTGTTGCTCGACGAGGCGATGAGCGGGCTCACCTTCGACGAGAAGTACGACATGGTCCGGTTTCTGGCCGACCTCAACGAGGAGGAGGGGCTGACGCTCGTTATGATCGAACACGACCTCGAGGTCGTCACCGACGTCTCCGAGCGGATGATCGTCCTTCACAAGGGTGGCGTCATCGCCCGCGGTCCGCCGGACGATGTGACGAGCGATCCCGAAGTCAGAAATATCTACACGGGGGTGGACTGA
- a CDS encoding ABC transporter ATP-binding protein, which translates to MSETESSGEATGEEEAPVVELDNAEIVYDRNFLAVQGVSMKADRGDIVALLGPNGAGKSTILKMISGIGRSERGEVTRGDVYYEGEKVTNFQTKEMVDRGVTHILEGRRVFPDLTVEENLRCGLYREGRRIRYDKSDYELAFEYFPQLEDLLDVQAGYTSGGEQQMLVIARALIHRPNLLLLDEPSLGLAPKLVQDIYETLREINREEEITMIIADQNAQRTLEIADYGYVLENGQIELNDPADVLVNREEIKEFYLGTSSEESRYSDIRHYKIRKRYT; encoded by the coding sequence ATGAGTGAAACCGAATCGAGCGGCGAAGCGACGGGCGAGGAGGAGGCGCCGGTCGTCGAACTCGACAACGCCGAGATCGTATACGATCGGAACTTCCTGGCCGTCCAGGGCGTTTCGATGAAAGCCGACCGCGGCGACATCGTCGCGCTGCTCGGCCCGAACGGGGCCGGGAAGTCCACGATCCTGAAGATGATCTCCGGCATCGGGCGCTCCGAGCGCGGCGAGGTGACCCGCGGCGACGTCTACTACGAGGGCGAGAAGGTCACGAACTTCCAGACGAAGGAGATGGTCGATCGCGGGGTCACCCACATCCTCGAGGGACGGCGGGTCTTTCCGGACCTGACCGTCGAGGAGAACCTTCGGTGTGGACTGTACCGCGAGGGGCGGCGAATCAGATACGATAAATCGGACTACGAGCTCGCCTTCGAGTACTTCCCGCAGCTCGAGGACCTCCTCGACGTGCAGGCGGGGTACACGAGCGGCGGCGAGCAGCAGATGCTCGTCATCGCGCGGGCGCTGATCCACCGTCCGAACCTCCTTTTGCTGGACGAGCCGTCGCTCGGCCTCGCCCCGAAACTCGTCCAGGACATCTACGAGACCCTCAGGGAGATCAACCGTGAGGAGGAGATCACGATGATCATCGCCGACCAGAACGCACAGCGGACCCTCGAGATCGCCGACTACGGCTACGTCCTCGAGAACGGCCAGATCGAACTTAACGACCCGGCGGACGTGCTGGTGAACCGCGAGGAGATCAAGGAGTTCTACCTCGGCACCAGCAGCGAGGAGAGCCGATACTCTGACATCCGCCACTACAAGATACGGAAGCGCTACACGTGA
- a CDS encoding AMP-binding protein, giving the protein MTNAEEGLAEPEVDVGDGPTIDRIVEPPEGDIEIVEDTALPEVLLDHVQENGDDTALRWKQFGVWQEFTWREYYDRVKYFAMGLETLGFDEGDILFTIGYNRPHQLWAWMGAQTLGGMAAPNYEDMLPEAIGNQLELLSPKVAYAEDQEMVDKLLQVADRAPSLEAIVYRDEKGMFRYEDTAVPVMSYEEIEARGKERFDSGEVTNSDLETRIRDVDPHEPAMLPPTSGTTGMPKRVQLSHFNFVNLANAAIEIDPLPEGSDYFSYLPMAWIGEQMILMAAAFLGGWTANFPEEAETESEDLREIGPEIIFSSPGAYESWVADIKAKVENTTRLKRWVYEKAMDIGERYAQYVSGDKRDEEPPATLRFAHWAAYWTAYRPILDKIGLKRAKNVYTGGGPLGEDHFQYYHALGVPLKQIWGQSEVCGFVTMHRDDDIQVETVGEVFPNVRVGITPEGELVVRGPVVTSGYYNQPEKTAEALDGEWLHTDDFGAITDDGHIKVFDRMDDVMELTDGTAVAPISVETKLKFNPYIKEALIVGDGRDSLAAVLNIRFDNVAEWADQRDIQYAGYKDLTQKEPVLELLRGVVADTNERLEGPSIDRFVILFKEFDADDGEMTRTGKIRREIVTNRYDELIEGIYSGEETVEMDVTITYQDGRESRERGEMTVVDLTEPDALVEGEIDG; this is encoded by the coding sequence ATGACGAACGCCGAAGAGGGGCTCGCCGAACCCGAGGTCGACGTCGGCGACGGGCCGACGATCGACCGGATCGTCGAACCGCCAGAGGGCGACATCGAGATCGTCGAGGACACCGCGCTCCCCGAAGTGCTCTTGGACCACGTCCAGGAGAACGGCGACGACACCGCGCTCCGGTGGAAACAGTTCGGCGTCTGGCAGGAGTTCACCTGGCGGGAGTACTACGACCGCGTCAAGTACTTCGCCATGGGGCTCGAAACCCTGGGATTCGATGAGGGCGACATCCTCTTTACGATCGGCTACAACCGCCCCCACCAGCTGTGGGCGTGGATGGGCGCACAGACGCTCGGCGGGATGGCCGCGCCGAACTACGAGGACATGTTGCCCGAAGCGATCGGCAATCAGCTCGAACTCCTCTCGCCGAAGGTCGCCTACGCCGAGGATCAAGAGATGGTCGACAAACTCCTGCAGGTCGCCGACCGAGCGCCGTCCCTAGAGGCGATCGTCTACCGCGACGAGAAGGGGATGTTCCGGTACGAGGACACGGCCGTGCCGGTCATGAGTTACGAGGAGATCGAAGCTCGCGGCAAGGAGCGTTTCGACAGCGGCGAGGTGACCAACTCCGACCTCGAAACGCGCATTCGCGATGTCGATCCCCACGAACCGGCGATGCTGCCGCCGACGTCCGGGACGACTGGCATGCCGAAGCGCGTCCAGCTGTCGCACTTCAACTTCGTCAACCTCGCGAACGCCGCGATCGAGATCGATCCGCTCCCGGAGGGGTCGGACTACTTCTCGTATCTGCCGATGGCGTGGATCGGCGAGCAGATGATCCTCATGGCGGCGGCATTCTTGGGCGGTTGGACAGCCAACTTCCCCGAGGAGGCCGAAACCGAAAGCGAGGACCTCCGCGAGATCGGCCCAGAGATCATCTTCTCCTCACCGGGGGCCTACGAGAGCTGGGTCGCCGATATCAAAGCGAAGGTCGAGAACACGACCCGACTGAAGCGGTGGGTCTACGAGAAGGCGATGGACATCGGCGAGCGCTACGCCCAGTACGTCAGCGGCGACAAGCGAGACGAGGAGCCGCCGGCGACGCTCCGGTTCGCACACTGGGCGGCCTACTGGACGGCCTACCGCCCGATCCTCGACAAGATCGGCCTCAAGCGGGCCAAGAACGTCTACACTGGCGGCGGCCCGCTCGGCGAGGACCACTTCCAGTACTACCACGCGCTCGGCGTGCCCTTGAAACAGATCTGGGGACAGTCCGAGGTCTGCGGGTTCGTGACGATGCACAGAGACGACGACATCCAGGTCGAGACCGTCGGCGAGGTGTTCCCGAACGTCCGCGTTGGGATCACGCCGGAGGGTGAACTCGTCGTCCGCGGTCCCGTCGTCACCTCGGGCTACTACAACCAGCCCGAAAAGACCGCGGAGGCCCTCGACGGTGAGTGGCTCCACACGGACGACTTCGGGGCGATCACCGACGACGGCCACATCAAGGTGTTCGACCGCATGGACGACGTGATGGAGCTGACCGACGGCACTGCGGTCGCGCCGATCAGCGTCGAGACGAAGCTCAAATTCAACCCCTATATCAAGGAGGCGCTCATTGTCGGCGACGGCCGCGACTCGCTCGCCGCCGTGTTGAACATCCGCTTCGACAACGTGGCCGAATGGGCGGACCAGCGGGACATCCAGTACGCGGGGTACAAGGATCTCACACAGAAGGAGCCGGTGCTCGAACTCCTCCGCGGCGTCGTCGCGGATACGAACGAGCGGCTCGAGGGACCGAGCATCGATCGGTTCGTCATCCTGTTCAAGGAGTTCGACGCCGACGACGGAGAAATGACACGAACCGGTAAGATCAGGCGCGAAATCGTGACGAACAGATACGACGAGTTGATCGAAGGGATCTACAGCGGCGAGGAGACGGTCGAGATGGACGTAACGATAACGTATCAGGACGGCAGAGAATCGCGCGAGCGCGGCGAGATGACCGTCGTCGATCTGACCGAACCCGACGCGCTCGTCGAGGGTGAGATCGATGGTTAA
- a CDS encoding branched-chain amino acid ABC transporter permease, which produces MVNVATLFEVVVTGIGLGAVYALVAIGFSLIYKVTGVLNFAQGQLALLGAYLVVVLTTPLLIAVELPAAAAIVVTLIFGLLLGVVLERVIFRHFIGEPVLSVIIVTLALGGIITGGVRFLIGPQYRAYPDALRPDWSLPLPFGVDLSASFTLGVVLSLVVVIALMLFFRYTVIGSILRAGASDQQAAMVLGISIERTILLSWALSIAITSIGGLLFAMSAGGAGFTIEAVGILIFAAVVFGGLDSIPGAFLGSLVVGLIQQLGAYYAEPVIGAGVGQVLPMVFLLVVILVKPYGLFGTERIERL; this is translated from the coding sequence ATGGTTAACGTCGCGACCCTCTTCGAGGTCGTCGTCACCGGGATCGGTCTCGGCGCGGTGTACGCCCTCGTCGCGATCGGGTTCTCGCTCATCTACAAGGTGACGGGTGTACTCAACTTCGCGCAGGGACAGCTCGCGCTGCTCGGCGCATACCTCGTGGTCGTCCTCACCACCCCGCTTTTGATCGCGGTCGAACTGCCGGCCGCGGCGGCGATCGTGGTGACGCTGATCTTCGGGTTGCTGCTCGGTGTCGTCCTCGAGCGGGTGATATTTCGACACTTCATCGGGGAGCCGGTGCTCTCCGTGATCATCGTCACGCTCGCGCTCGGCGGGATCATCACCGGCGGCGTCAGGTTTCTGATCGGCCCCCAATACCGGGCGTACCCCGACGCCCTGCGGCCGGACTGGAGCCTGCCGCTCCCGTTCGGCGTGGATCTGAGCGCGTCGTTCACTCTCGGCGTCGTCCTGTCGCTCGTGGTCGTGATCGCGCTCATGCTGTTCTTCAGATACACGGTAATCGGCTCGATCCTCCGTGCCGGCGCGAGCGACCAGCAGGCCGCGATGGTGCTCGGCATCTCGATCGAGCGGACGATCCTGTTGTCGTGGGCGCTCTCGATCGCCATCACGTCGATCGGCGGCCTGCTCTTTGCGATGTCGGCTGGCGGTGCGGGATTCACGATCGAAGCGGTCGGGATCCTGATCTTCGCCGCTGTCGTCTTCGGCGGGCTCGACAGCATTCCGGGCGCGTTCTTGGGATCGCTCGTCGTCGGACTAATACAGCAACTCGGCGCGTACTACGCCGAGCCGGTGATCGGCGCTGGCGTCGGGCAGGTGCTGCCGATGGTGTTCCTGCTCGTCGTTATCCTGGTCAAGCCGTACGGACTCTTCGGAACCGAACGAATAGAGAGGCTCTAA
- a CDS encoding ABC transporter substrate-binding protein — MNIDDNTPDTDAHSRRGFLGKAGGAAAAATAVGLAGCSGNGNGSNGNGGNGNGGNGNGGNGGNGNGGIGEVDIPALYDLSGATSDVGRPTGIGSRDAIAWLNESDEIDFQIAHDWVDYAYEVPQAQQNYSSYTSGDEPPIIIGWGTADTEALASDVAADEIVYISASYSDDLLGEETPYNFFANLDYTSQGRAHVKWIADNDPDATVAYIHNTTPFGEAPVEGGEAYAEELGLDVVDSIALELSANSADTQVQRAENNGVDYLIHQNTAAPMQVLLSSIEERGADIEVMGLTWTVDEFRAQEAPDLFEGVRYVNSNISFAQAMNSDADGWQIIEESFEREGHSMDNPEIANINYVRGVVHALLAVEGVRHAQEMGLDPSSGADIREALIDIDDFDAWGLLPETYDYQDGDRRPTMNGQTYVVEDGEMVPDEMVELERREDWLP, encoded by the coding sequence ATGAACATAGATGACAATACTCCAGACACTGACGCTCACAGTCGACGGGGATTCCTCGGTAAAGCTGGTGGAGCAGCCGCAGCGGCCACGGCAGTCGGACTGGCGGGCTGTTCCGGCAACGGCAACGGCAGCAACGGAAACGGCGGCAACGGAAACGGCGGCAACGGCAACGGCGGCAACGGCGGCAACGGCAACGGCGGCATCGGTGAGGTTGACATTCCCGCGCTCTACGACCTGAGTGGCGCGACGTCGGACGTCGGTCGGCCGACCGGGATCGGCTCGCGGGACGCGATCGCCTGGCTCAACGAGAGCGATGAGATCGACTTCCAGATCGCCCACGACTGGGTCGACTACGCCTACGAGGTGCCCCAGGCACAGCAGAACTACTCCAGTTACACGTCGGGCGACGAGCCGCCGATCATCATCGGCTGGGGGACCGCCGACACGGAGGCGCTGGCCAGCGACGTGGCCGCCGACGAGATCGTCTACATCTCCGCGTCGTACTCCGACGACCTGCTCGGCGAGGAGACGCCGTACAACTTCTTCGCGAATCTCGATTACACCAGCCAGGGGCGTGCGCACGTGAAGTGGATCGCCGACAACGACCCGGACGCGACGGTCGCGTACATCCACAACACGACCCCGTTCGGTGAGGCCCCCGTCGAAGGCGGAGAGGCCTACGCCGAGGAGCTCGGGCTCGATGTCGTCGACAGCATCGCCCTCGAACTCTCCGCTAACAGTGCCGACACGCAGGTCCAGCGGGCCGAGAACAACGGCGTCGACTACCTCATCCACCAGAACACGGCGGCACCGATGCAGGTGCTCTTGAGCTCGATCGAGGAGCGAGGCGCCGACATCGAGGTGATGGGGCTCACCTGGACTGTGGACGAGTTCCGCGCCCAGGAGGCACCCGACCTGTTCGAGGGCGTCAGATACGTCAACTCGAACATCTCGTTCGCGCAGGCGATGAATTCGGACGCCGACGGCTGGCAGATCATCGAGGAGTCGTTCGAGCGGGAGGGCCACAGCATGGACAACCCCGAGATCGCGAACATCAACTACGTGCGCGGCGTCGTCCACGCGCTGTTGGCCGTCGAGGGTGTTCGACACGCCCAGGAGATGGGCCTCGATCCGAGCAGCGGCGCGGACATCCGCGAGGCGCTCATCGATATCGACGACTTCGACGCCTGGGGGCTGTTGCCCGAGACCTACGACTACCAGGACGGCGACCGCCGACCGACGATGAACGGCCAGACCTACGTGGTCGAGGACGGCGAGATGGTCCCCGACGAGATGGTCGAACTCGAGCGCCGCGAGGACTGGCTCCCGTAA